In one window of uncultured Acetobacteroides sp. DNA:
- a CDS encoding chemotaxis protein CheW, with amino-acid sequence MDGEKLMLNSYLSFKLGDETFAANVSKVLNILEMTKITKVPKAPPYMKGVINLRGTVLPVVDTRVKFGMSDTEFTPNTCILVLEVEVEGEALQVGGLVDSVQEVLEFEPHQILPPPNIGSRYRSEFINGMYKLNDEHFIMLLDMDKVFSSDEALILRDSTSESGSEEHF; translated from the coding sequence ATGGATGGAGAAAAATTGATGCTAAACTCTTACCTGTCGTTTAAGCTGGGGGATGAAACGTTTGCTGCCAACGTCAGTAAGGTTCTCAATATCCTCGAGATGACCAAGATTACCAAGGTACCCAAGGCTCCCCCCTACATGAAAGGGGTAATAAACCTTCGGGGAACGGTCCTTCCGGTAGTCGATACGCGGGTAAAATTCGGGATGTCGGATACGGAGTTCACCCCCAACACCTGCATCCTAGTATTGGAGGTCGAGGTAGAGGGCGAAGCTCTACAGGTTGGCGGACTGGTCGACTCCGTACAGGAGGTGCTCGAGTTTGAACCCCACCAGATTCTGCCACCGCCCAACATTGGGAGTCGGTATCGGTCGGAGTTCATTAATGGGATGTATAAGCTCAACGACGAGCATTTCATCATGTTGCTGGATATGGATAAGGTCTTTTCTTCCGATGAGGCGCTCATCTTGCGCGATAGCACATCGGAATCGGGCAGCGAAGAACATTTTTAA
- a CDS encoding MCP four helix bundle domain-containing protein gives MLKNLTIRTKLLLGFLLVAAIAATVGFVGISNIRNLEKEDTRLYETMTAPLTDLMDMESSFQRMRVNLREVVLSDSQQDFEKYSDKFDGHCSQFEKSAAIFEKTILTDHVRDQLRQAQTAKKDYQDEAKKIMSLAMSGKKAEAIVRMREQGQKANEACQVALDSLQSGKLKVAQRVAQGNSDTADKAVVTMGIFMFIGIVIAIVLGWFIARAIILIAGAIKDETDKLVTAVIDGNLTLRGDAASINFEFRDLVLGMNKVLDAFMRPLDMAARNIERISKGDIPEKITEEYNGGFNIIKNNLNQAIDAVNGLVQDANMLSDAAIKGEFSTRGDVSKHQGDYRKVIEGVNGTLDIVVDKMEWYRSILDAVPFPIHVIDNSMNWVFLNKNFEKLMVDQGYVRDRQEALGRPCATANANICRTKNCGIEQLRMGVGQSFFDWCGMNCKQDTAFVYNAKGEKVGFVETVTDLTSTLRVKRYTENQVSIVAKNLEQLGDGDLNLDFTLSPADEYTKEVEAQFGKINESFKMVGSSLGALVTDANMLSNAAVDGKLATRADVTKHKGEYKRIIQGVNDTLDAVIEPLNMAAANIALIAKGEIPEKVTASYNGDFNIIKNNINDCIDGLGGLVEASKVLGEMAYNDYSHMVEGNYQGIYHSTATAVNNVRARLLHVISITDNISRGNLVDLEDLKKVGKRSENDTLIPAFIQMIEAIKGLVADANMLAKAAVDGKLASRADAEKHQGDFRKIIEGVNNTLDAVIGPLNMAAENIDRIAQGDMPAKITESYNGDFNNIKNNINILIDTLNDITAKATQVADGDLTVDLKMRSDKDELIRALMNMVKSVSDVVIQVQSAADNIAAASQEMSANAQQVSQGASEQASAAEEVSSSMEEMSSNIQQNTENAQQTEKISIAAAQGMQRVSKSSNDSMKSVKEIASKITIIGDIAFQTNILALNAAVEAARAGEHGKGFAVVAAEVRKLAERSKIAAEEIDVLSKTSVELTEEAGKLMVQIIPDVEKTANLVQEITAASLEQNSGANQINNAINQLNQVTQQNASASEEMATGSEELSNQADQLREMISFFKVDNVGRSKSQFQVNNQPKRNIQVQHLNIKDNNHEASVKSKGVKINLHSSAKDSDYERF, from the coding sequence ATGCTAAAGAACCTTACAATTAGGACTAAGCTGCTGCTTGGCTTCCTTTTAGTTGCTGCCATTGCGGCAACTGTTGGATTTGTGGGTATTTCCAACATCAGAAATCTAGAAAAAGAAGATACACGTTTATATGAGACGATGACCGCTCCACTAACTGACCTTATGGATATGGAGTCATCGTTCCAGCGCATGCGCGTAAACCTGCGCGAGGTTGTTCTTTCCGACAGCCAGCAGGATTTCGAGAAGTACTCCGATAAGTTTGATGGTCATTGCAGCCAGTTCGAGAAGTCTGCTGCCATTTTCGAGAAGACCATCCTTACGGATCATGTACGGGACCAGCTCCGTCAGGCGCAAACAGCGAAAAAAGACTATCAGGACGAGGCAAAGAAGATTATGAGCTTAGCCATGAGCGGCAAAAAGGCCGAAGCAATAGTTCGCATGCGCGAGCAGGGGCAAAAGGCAAACGAAGCTTGCCAAGTTGCGCTCGACTCATTGCAAAGTGGTAAGCTAAAGGTTGCGCAACGCGTAGCCCAAGGGAATTCCGACACTGCTGATAAGGCCGTTGTTACCATGGGAATCTTCATGTTTATCGGCATAGTGATAGCCATTGTGCTTGGGTGGTTTATTGCTCGCGCCATAATACTGATCGCAGGGGCCATCAAAGATGAAACCGACAAGCTGGTAACTGCTGTTATCGACGGGAATCTGACATTGCGTGGCGATGCCGCCTCAATCAACTTCGAGTTCCGAGATCTTGTTCTTGGAATGAACAAGGTGCTCGATGCATTTATGCGCCCGCTCGATATGGCTGCCCGAAATATAGAAAGGATTAGTAAAGGGGATATCCCAGAGAAAATTACGGAAGAGTATAACGGAGGTTTTAACATCATAAAGAACAACCTTAACCAGGCAATTGATGCCGTTAACGGCCTGGTGCAGGATGCCAATATGCTTTCGGACGCTGCCATTAAGGGAGAGTTCTCTACCCGTGGCGATGTGTCGAAGCATCAAGGTGATTACCGAAAAGTTATTGAAGGAGTTAATGGAACGCTGGACATTGTGGTGGACAAGATGGAGTGGTACCGTTCCATTCTCGATGCGGTTCCATTCCCCATCCATGTGATCGATAATAGCATGAACTGGGTATTCCTGAACAAGAACTTTGAGAAGCTGATGGTCGATCAGGGTTACGTTCGCGATCGCCAAGAGGCGCTAGGACGTCCTTGTGCTACCGCAAACGCCAACATCTGCCGAACCAAGAACTGCGGTATCGAGCAGCTGCGCATGGGAGTTGGACAAAGCTTCTTCGACTGGTGCGGCATGAACTGCAAGCAGGATACGGCGTTTGTTTATAACGCTAAGGGCGAGAAGGTAGGCTTCGTGGAAACCGTTACCGACCTTACATCTACTTTACGCGTGAAACGCTATACCGAGAACCAGGTTAGCATCGTTGCTAAGAACTTGGAGCAGCTTGGAGATGGCGATCTGAATCTTGACTTCACCCTATCACCTGCCGATGAGTACACCAAGGAGGTTGAGGCACAGTTCGGCAAGATTAACGAGAGCTTCAAGATGGTTGGAAGCTCGCTTGGTGCGCTGGTTACCGATGCTAACATGCTATCGAATGCAGCAGTAGATGGAAAGTTGGCCACCCGTGCCGATGTGACAAAGCATAAGGGCGAGTATAAGCGAATCATTCAGGGCGTAAATGATACGCTGGATGCCGTGATAGAGCCACTTAACATGGCCGCCGCAAACATCGCCCTAATTGCCAAGGGAGAAATTCCAGAAAAGGTTACGGCAAGCTACAACGGCGATTTCAACATTATAAAGAACAACATTAACGATTGTATCGATGGTTTAGGAGGCTTGGTTGAGGCTTCGAAGGTTTTAGGCGAGATGGCCTACAACGACTACAGCCATATGGTGGAAGGAAACTACCAAGGGATTTACCATAGCACTGCAACCGCTGTAAATAATGTAAGAGCACGTCTTTTACATGTTATTAGCATCACCGATAACATCAGTAGGGGTAATTTGGTCGATCTTGAGGATTTGAAGAAGGTGGGTAAGCGAAGTGAGAACGATACGCTGATTCCCGCATTTATTCAGATGATTGAAGCAATCAAGGGGCTTGTTGCCGACGCTAACATGCTAGCAAAAGCTGCTGTGGACGGAAAACTGGCCTCAAGAGCGGATGCCGAGAAGCATCAGGGCGATTTTAGGAAGATTATTGAGGGCGTGAATAACACGCTAGATGCCGTGATAGGCCCATTGAATATGGCCGCCGAAAATATCGACCGTATCGCTCAGGGCGACATGCCTGCGAAGATCACCGAGAGCTACAATGGCGATTTCAACAACATCAAGAACAACATCAACATTTTAATAGACACCCTGAACGATATTACCGCCAAGGCAACGCAGGTTGCAGATGGCGATCTTACCGTCGACCTTAAGATGCGCTCCGACAAGGATGAGCTCATTAGGGCTTTGATGAATATGGTTAAGTCGGTATCGGATGTGGTGATTCAGGTACAGTCAGCGGCTGATAATATTGCTGCGGCCAGCCAAGAGATGAGCGCCAACGCTCAACAAGTATCGCAAGGTGCTTCGGAGCAGGCTTCGGCTGCCGAAGAGGTTTCTTCTTCGATGGAGGAAATGTCTTCCAACATTCAGCAGAATACCGAGAATGCACAGCAAACGGAGAAGATCTCGATTGCTGCAGCGCAGGGCATGCAAAGGGTAAGCAAGTCCTCCAACGACAGCATGAAATCGGTTAAGGAGATAGCCTCTAAGATTACCATCATCGGCGATATTGCTTTCCAAACCAACATTCTTGCTCTAAATGCTGCCGTTGAGGCTGCTCGAGCAGGTGAGCATGGTAAAGGATTTGCCGTTGTTGCCGCTGAGGTGCGTAAGCTCGCCGAGCGTTCGAAGATTGCGGCCGAAGAGATTGATGTTCTCTCCAAAACCAGCGTCGAGCTAACCGAAGAGGCTGGCAAGCTGATGGTCCAGATTATTCCCGATGTTGAGAAAACGGCAAACCTAGTTCAGGAGATTACCGCTGCTTCGCTTGAGCAGAACTCTGGGGCTAACCAGATCAACAATGCCATTAATCAGCTCAACCAGGTTACCCAGCAGAATGCTAGCGCCTCGGAAGAGATGGCAACAGGGTCGGAGGAGCTCTCCAACCAGGCTGATCAGCTGCGCGAGATGATCTCCTTCTTTAAGGTTGACAATGTGGGTCGTTCTAAATCCCAATTTCAGGTCAATAACCAGCCTAAAAGAAACATCCAGGTTCAGCATCTGAATATAAAGGATAACAACCACGAGGCTTCGGTTAAGTCGAAGGGGGTAAAAATCAACTTGCACTCTAGCGCAAAAGATTCAGATTACGAAAGATTCTAG
- a CDS encoding chemotaxis protein CheA: protein MDQFRKKFFEEAFDLIQELEKSLLILEEDPSDSSHIEQVFRAMHTIKGNSAMFGFSHIDRFTHNLETVYDHVRQGKIAVSSSLLTVTLSAVDHLKALLNEGDLVSEETLLESKQITDRVNTFISGAEAAETTSGGASPAAEQDGRDGARTSSTYFISFKPHADIFRTGTNPLFLIDELCSMGKSIVYADTSSIPTLQELQADACYTAWSIFLATDEDENALRDVFIFVEDDCDLQIVPLAAYDLLGTSLFTDKIAAIYGAGSGFSAADLLGFVESLRQDKPAPSKKDHARRVAAAKDAAISSIRVSSDKVDGLMNLVSELVTVQARLSLFAENNLLPELTVISEEMDKISRRLRDTAFSICLIPLDSMLTRFHRLVRDVSTELGKDVAFVTEGTDTELDKTMIESLADPIMHILRNSLDHGIESAQDRLAKGKPAQGTIKLKAFYSGTNVHIQIADDGGGIDTERVREKAIQAGIISPDAMLSAQELLELIFLPGFSTAAKVTDLSGRGVGMDVVKRKITEIRGEVEIESAQGKGTTLTIKLPLTLSIIDGLLVQISDTYFVVPLSVVDTIFGIKHGELKKYNNQVVLAGRQIPYVYLRTVFDYPISVDEQEQVVLINYNDSSVGIVVDRVVGEYQAVLKPLGKTFKNLDIVSGASILGDGTIALVLDTAKIIKQVAAR, encoded by the coding sequence ATGGATCAGTTCCGAAAGAAGTTCTTCGAGGAGGCCTTTGACCTTATTCAGGAGCTCGAGAAGTCGTTGCTGATACTGGAGGAAGATCCGTCGGATAGCTCGCACATCGAGCAGGTCTTCCGAGCTATGCACACCATTAAGGGGAACAGCGCGATGTTCGGCTTTAGCCACATCGACCGGTTTACGCATAACCTGGAGACGGTTTACGACCATGTACGGCAGGGTAAGATAGCGGTATCGTCTTCGCTGCTTACGGTAACGCTTTCGGCAGTCGATCATCTTAAAGCTTTGCTCAACGAGGGCGATTTGGTATCGGAGGAAACCTTGCTGGAATCGAAACAGATTACCGACAGGGTGAACACCTTTATTTCGGGAGCCGAGGCGGCAGAGACGACGTCGGGTGGCGCATCGCCAGCGGCCGAACAGGACGGTAGGGATGGTGCGCGTACCTCTTCGACCTACTTTATCAGCTTTAAGCCGCATGCCGACATCTTTAGGACGGGTACCAACCCGCTTTTCCTTATCGATGAGCTCTGCAGCATGGGCAAAAGCATTGTGTATGCCGATACCAGCAGCATTCCAACGCTGCAGGAGCTTCAGGCAGATGCCTGCTACACCGCATGGAGCATCTTCCTCGCTACCGATGAGGACGAAAACGCTCTCCGCGATGTTTTCATCTTTGTTGAGGACGACTGCGACCTTCAGATTGTGCCTCTAGCAGCTTACGACCTGCTAGGTACGAGCCTCTTTACCGATAAAATTGCCGCCATATACGGCGCCGGAAGCGGCTTTAGCGCTGCGGACCTTCTCGGGTTCGTAGAATCGCTGCGTCAGGATAAGCCGGCCCCAAGCAAAAAGGATCATGCCCGTAGGGTAGCGGCGGCCAAGGATGCGGCAATATCGAGCATCCGAGTTTCATCGGATAAGGTGGACGGGCTGATGAATCTGGTGAGCGAGCTGGTTACCGTTCAAGCCCGTCTGAGCCTTTTTGCCGAAAACAACCTGCTGCCCGAGCTCACCGTCATCTCCGAGGAGATGGACAAGATATCGCGGCGCCTACGCGATACCGCCTTTAGCATCTGCCTAATTCCCTTAGATAGCATGCTAACGCGCTTCCATCGCCTGGTGCGCGACGTATCCACCGAGCTGGGCAAGGATGTGGCCTTCGTAACCGAAGGAACCGACACCGAGCTGGACAAGACGATGATCGAAAGCCTTGCCGACCCCATCATGCACATCCTGCGCAACAGCCTAGACCATGGAATCGAGAGCGCACAGGATCGCCTTGCCAAGGGAAAGCCGGCGCAGGGCACCATAAAGCTCAAGGCGTTCTACTCGGGCACAAACGTACACATCCAGATTGCTGACGATGGCGGCGGAATAGACACCGAGCGGGTACGAGAAAAGGCCATTCAGGCCGGAATCATCTCGCCCGACGCCATGCTCAGCGCGCAGGAATTGTTGGAGCTGATCTTTCTCCCAGGCTTCTCGACCGCCGCAAAGGTTACCGATCTTAGCGGTAGAGGGGTTGGCATGGACGTGGTGAAGCGGAAAATTACCGAAATAAGGGGCGAGGTGGAGATCGAGTCGGCCCAGGGCAAGGGAACAACGCTAACCATTAAGCTTCCGCTGACGCTCTCCATCATCGATGGGCTGCTGGTGCAAATTTCGGACACCTACTTTGTGGTTCCGCTATCGGTGGTCGATACCATATTTGGAATAAAGCATGGCGAGCTTAAGAAGTACAACAACCAGGTTGTACTAGCCGGCAGGCAAATACCCTACGTGTACCTGCGCACCGTTTTCGACTACCCCATAAGCGTAGACGAGCAGGAGCAGGTGGTGCTGATTAACTACAACGATTCGAGCGTTGGTATTGTTGTCGATAGGGTAGTTGGAGAATATCAGGCGGTGCTTAAACCGCTGGGAAAGACTTTTAAGAATCTCGATATTGTAAGTGGAGCCTCCATTTTGGGGGATGGAACCATAGCGCTTGTACTCGATACCGCAAAAATCATCAAGCAGGTTGCTGCGCGGTAG
- a CDS encoding response regulator, which translates to MGKSILIVDDSESIREVVSFTLESAGHQVMKAVDGQDALKYLDGTHIDLVITDLHMPNKDGIALIKEVRASGSYKFVPILFLTTESQAEKKLQAKEAGATGWIVKPFVPEKLLAAVSKVVR; encoded by the coding sequence ATGGGGAAAAGCATTTTGATTGTTGACGACTCCGAAAGTATCCGAGAAGTTGTCTCGTTTACGCTGGAAAGCGCAGGTCATCAAGTTATGAAAGCTGTTGATGGACAGGATGCGCTTAAATACCTAGATGGAACACATATAGACTTGGTTATAACCGACCTTCACATGCCCAACAAGGACGGTATTGCGCTTATTAAGGAGGTTAGGGCAAGTGGAAGCTACAAGTTTGTTCCTATACTTTTCCTAACCACCGAATCGCAGGCCGAGAAGAAGCTACAGGCAAAAGAGGCTGGGGCTACTGGGTGGATTGTGAAGCCTTTTGTTCCCGAGAAGCTGCTTGCTGCCGTTTCTAAAGTTGTACGCTAA